From Miscanthus floridulus cultivar M001 unplaced genomic scaffold, ASM1932011v1 fs_353_2_3, whole genome shotgun sequence, one genomic window encodes:
- the LOC136531444 gene encoding serine/threonine-protein kinase 52-like, with the protein MSSYTGASIGGGGAARGRSRSFGNRSSNGADGNGAGVFVRAGADNEMYVRADKIDFKNLDVQLEKTRSQVWLEHQRSQRSASPRPETPLLEWEIDLAKLDIQNQIAHGTFGVVYRGTYDGHDVAVKVLDWGHDGQDTAAKHREAFEKEVAVWQKLDHPNVTKFVGASMGTSQLKIPTKGSTSSSSCGGRTAPNECCVVVVEFQHGGTLKTLMYNHRDKKLSYRKVVRLALDLARGLSYLHSKKIMHRDVKAENMLLDRKRTLKIADFGVARVEAQSCEVTGQTGTLGYMAPEVLQGKPYDHKCDVYSFGILLWETYCCAMAYPNYSLADISYHVVKLGIRPDIPRCCPRAMADIMTRCWDGNPDNRPEMSEVVALLEKIDTSSGKGGMTPVDDVAQGCSCFGFNRS; encoded by the exons ATGTCGTCCTATACTGGCGCctccatcggcggcggcggcgctgctcgcgGCCGCAGCCGAAGCTTCGGGAACCGCAGCAGCAACGGGGCCGACGGCAATGGCGCCGGGGTGTTCGTGAGGGCGGGGGCCGACAACGAGATGTACGTGCGGGCGGACAAGATCGACTTCAAGAACCTGGACGTGCAGCTGGAGAAGACGCGGTCGCAGGTATGGCTGGAGCACCAGCGGTCGCAGCGGTCGGCGTCGCCGCGGCCGGAGACGCCGCTGCTCGAGTGGGAGATCGACCTCGCCAAGCTCGACATCCAGAACCAGATCGCGCATGGCACCTTCGGCGTCGTCTACCGAGGCACCTACGACGGCCACGACGTCGCAG TGAAGGTTCTGGACTGGGGGCATGATGGGCAGGACACAGCGGCGAAGCACCGCGAGGCCTTCGAGAAGGAGGTCGCCGTCTGGCAGAAGCTTGACCACCCCAACGTCACTAAG TTCGTGGGCGCGTCGATGGGGACGTCGCAGCTGAAGATCCCCACGAAGGGgtcgacctcctcctcctcctgcggcGGCCGCACCGCGCCGAACGAGTGCTGCGTCGTCGTGGTCGAGTTCCAACACGGCGGCACGCTCAAGACGCTGATGTACAACCACCGGGACAAGAAGCTTTCCTACAGGAAGGTCGTCCGTCTCGCGCTCGATCTCGCCAGAGG GCTGAGCTACCTGCACTCGAAGAAGATCATGCACCGCGACGTGAAGGCGGAGAACATGCTGCTGGACCGGAAGCGGACACTGAAGATCGCCGACTTCGGTGTGGCACGCGTGGAGGCGCAGAGCTGCGAGGTGACGGGGCAGACAGGCACGCTGGGCTACATGGCGCCGGAGGTGCTGCAGGGGAAGCCGTACGACCACAAGTGtgacgtgtacagcttcggcaTACTGCTGTGGGAGACCTACTGCTGCGCCATGGCCTACCCCAACTATAGCCTCGCCGATATCTCCTACCACGTCGTCAAGCTG GGCATCCGGCCAGACATTCCGAGGTGCTGTCCACGGGCGATGGCGGACATCATGACGCGGTGTTGGGACGGGAACCCAGACAACCGGCCTGAGATGTCGGAGGTGGTGGCGCTGCTGGAGAAGATCGACACCAGCAGCGGCAAGGGTGGCATGACCCCCGTCGACGACGTCGCGCAAGGGTGCTCCTGCTTCGGCTTCAACCGCAGCTAG